From one Nymphalis io chromosome 19, ilAglIoxx1.1, whole genome shotgun sequence genomic stretch:
- the LOC126775943 gene encoding uncharacterized protein LOC126775943 has product MPPKTRPNKAAKALKENTCVLNTKRLRKTDKVVKPPRKALADKTNSASDDNASILAIEKKPVSVKVVSIKKSQTKTEVNTERPRRERRLPKRFKENNILSNISTNEVCQSNKNSLDLNKASPIKKKQNQSKKIPVVVLSPLKTPNRLLDTSLIKNRPKRICRLPSKFDDHSISPNKFIPVQPINASTPLANKTKEVSKVSAKSTLSVKNILSPLNVANETKKQKTLKDFFNKKQTSDSNNNAKQKKQKPQTSPKRLPLLSKTKQTVQNADKNSSLRVLGDNKKTLKRDSSKLDVYEFTYDPQDEPSPAKKKKKKTVAKKPTKPKVTIKSNYDKNLAKALASLKSSVSSKPCIVPSVSQSNSAKPIATQNNIIATTEPKTNTEKEVSIVNEINYNSIRVEDIAMDMQPGDDYNMDYSPVNSPAHPQTPAEPIDKNQIVNIPNVNDPLNLRDDISFFDEQPVASSSMNVSIKHPLASPWRVEFGNLPIKWQVNTYVKPNMTPAVESSFINFNDTKKKYVYTDMVSEANQSLPEIVPSTPNLKQTSIISFIKEVVEKSANKKKNTKSTPVKANSLFEDITNTSISTPIKKKQPLLNNNPKESSLTLNKDDSFAKSNNSSSTTNETESSDVQANDENGVIPKDKKKKADKNLTYFGFNESEDQENISPKKKNKARSLRSRTRRILQELNTQKGPMRAVIPVAAKSKPIQSSDVVNKMFDTMKSATEPPVFPEVAVDCNIESTNVVEPAMPNNLENEDSESVHLFEDIEFIHHQKVNRKSYGKTKKVAFNKTSATDNNSDRLYDIDRASSDEDSDDQSFRLPSVKPKKVIKKKKTNKQKLSKKEEKEVEAWAAGFNSMCEDIDEFDLVVE; this is encoded by the exons ATGCCACCTAAGACTCGGCCAAATAAAGCAGCAAAAGCTTTAAAGGAGAATACATGTGTGTTAAATACTAAAAGATTACGTAAAACAGATAAAGTGGTTAAGCCTCCTAGAAAGGCTTTAGCTGATAAAACTAACTCAGCATCGGACGACAATGCTTCTATACTCGCTATCGAAAAAAAGCCTGTAAGTGTAAAAgttgtttcaattaaaaaatctcAAACAAAAACTGAAGTTAATACTGAAAGACCACGTCGGGAAAGACGGTTACCTAAgcgttttaaagaaaataatatattaagcaatatatCAACTAATGAAGTTTGCCAATCGAATAAGAACtctttagatttaaataaagcttCACCCATTAAAAAGAAACAGAATCAATCGAAAAAAATACCTGTTGTTGTGTTATCTCCATTGAAAACACCTAACAGATTACTTGatacaagtttaattaaaaatcgccCTAAAAGAATTTGTAGACTTCCCAGTAAATTTGATGATCATTCCATTAGTCCGAATAAGTTTATACCGGTCCAGCCTATTAATGCTAGTACTCCTTtagcaaataaaacaaaagaagttAGTAAGGTATCTGCTAAGAGTACTTTAAGTGTAAAGAATATATTATCACCACTTAATGTAGctaatgaaacaaaaaagcAGAAAACCTTAAaggattttttcaataaaaaacaaacatcagactcaaataataatgcaaagcaaaaaaaacaaaaacctcAAACTTCTCCGAAAAGGTTACCTCTTctatcaaaaacaaaacaaacagttCAAAATGCTGATAAGAATAGCTCATTGAGAGTTTTaggagataataaaaaaacacttaaaagaGATTCTAGTAAACTTGATGTTTATGAATTTACTTATGATCCCCAAGACGAACCATCACCagcaaagaaaaaaaagaaaaaaactgtTGCCAAGAAGCCTACAAAGCCTAAAGTTACCATCAAAAGCAATTATGACAAGAATTTAGCTAAAGCCCTTGCTTCTTTAAAAAGTAGTGTTTCTTCAAAGCCCTGCATTGTACCATCAGTTTCTCAATCAAATTCAGCAAAACCAATTGCCactcaaaacaatattattgctACCACAGAGCCTAAAACAAATACAGAGAAAGAAGTGAGTATTGttaatgagataaattataattctattagAGTTGAGGACATTGCTATGGATATGCAACCTGGAGATGATTATAATATGGATTATTCACCTGTAAACTCACCTGCACATCCTCAAACACCTGCAGAGCCAattgataaaaatcaaattgtCAACATACCTAATGTCAATGACCCTCTTAATTTACGAGATGATATAAGTTTCTTTGATGAACAACCTGTTGCTAGCAGTAGTATGAATGTGTCAATAAAACATCCATTAGCTAGCCCATGGAGAGTGGAGTTTGGTAATTTACCCATAAAATGGCAGGTAAACACTTATGTTAAGCCCAATATGACACCAGCTGTAGAAAGCTCCTTTATTAACTTCAAtgatacaaaaaagaaatatgtcTACACAGATATGGTATCAGAAGCAAATCAATCATTACCTGAAATTGTTCCAAGTACACCAAACTTGAAACAAACTAgcattatttcttttatcaaaGAAGTTGTAGAAAAAAGtgcaaataagaaaaaaaacactaaatcaACACCAGTGAAAGCTAATTCCTTGTTTGAAGATATAACAAATACATCCATATCTACaccaattaaaaagaaacagcctttgttaaataataatccgAAAGAAAGTAGCTTAACTCTTAACAAAGATGATTCATTTGCCAAGAGTAATAATTCCAGTAGTACGACTAATGAAACAGAGAGTTCAGATGTTCAAGCCAATGATGAAAATGGTGTGATTCCAAAAGACAAGAAAAAAAAGGCAGATAAAAATCTAACATACTTTGGTTTCAATGAAAGTGAAGATCAAGAGAATATTTCtcctaaaaagaaaaataaagctaGGTCTTTACGATCACGAACAAGAAGAATTTTACAAGAATTAAATACGCAAAAGGGTCCTATGAGGGCAGTTATACCAGTTGCTGCAAAATCTAAGCCAATCCAAAGTTCtgatgttgtaaataaaatgtttgatacAATGAAGTCAGCAACAGAACCACCGGTTTTTCCAGAGGTGGCTGTTGATTGCAACATTGAAAGCACTAATGTTGTGGAGCCTGCTATGCCTAATAATTTGGAGAATGAAGACTCAGAATCAGTACATTTGTTTGAAGATATAGAATTTATACATCACCAGAag GTGAATCGTAAAAGTTACGGTAAAACTAAAAAGGTTGCATTTAACAAAACATCTGCAACTGATAACAACAGCGATCGTTTATATGATATTGACCGAGCATCGAGTGATGAAGATTCGGATGATCAATCATTTAGGTTACCATCTGTAAAACCTAAGAAGGTGattaaaaagaagaaaacaaataaacagaaaTTGTCTAAGAAAGAG gAAAAAGAAGTCGAAGCCTGGGCCGCTGGTTTCAACTCTATGTGTGAAGACATTGATGAGTTTGATTTGGTAGTTGAATAA
- the LOC126775936 gene encoding chromosome-associated kinesin KIF4: protein MVDGETNKGTIDTVQVALRIRPLMRTETERGCDECIDVVPGEQQVQIKDLAFTYNYVFPQHITQQEFYDTAVKGLIGKLFQGYNVTILAYGQTGSGKTYTMGTNYSGSDGDFTRLGVIPQAVADIFDFIEAHEDKFIFKVNVSFMELYQEQCYDLLSGKERGHSIIEIREDINKGVILPGITELSVSSTMETMTVLERGSAGRVTGSTAMNQASSRSHAVFTIVIAKESRSDKNLATTSKFHLVDLAGSERIKKTKASGERLKEGVKINQGLLALGNVISALGDGTNRSFISYRDSKLTRLLQDSLGGNSLTLMVACVSPADYNLDETVSTLRYADRARRIRNKPIINQDAKAAEIVRLNNLVNELRLQLVGKLPTISEQNNEQLQEQLDREKARYAELLKKHKQVTEHLSNMLVENTNLCEKALLAEAAKEKIERKLNELTEQCNQTIDNITTTDFSQDDNGHKSTVVDYLKEIKTKLEDLQSVNLKTNEELIDHEIKLSFVKENVDGEKVDEEIILNEDQAVMEEEKRAMGQVALNQELQELNRAMAIKASVVQAILANNKEMLDSHNNLRENEDKISKLEKERDELLQQLKQTKTKDPTHEERRTKVTTLESEISDLKKKCQQQANIIKMKEKNEAKIAALNAELQAMKATKVKIIRQMREESEKFRKWKLDNERAMLRLRNEDRKRATAMAKMESLHAKQQNVLKRKMEEAVAVNKRLKEALDRQKQTAMKRNAKGSVKAGAVQQYIEQELEVHLSIVEAEKSLEELMEYRAWITEQIENLRNSTDDQTNRKKIAELEDDLALRKAQISDLQQKILTADQENKSRTQWDNIQSMLEAKVALKCLFELLVDAKRELQNQSEKGYQARYEEIKESYDRLMIEFENSKSEFEQQLASVKMQNEQKLSALVALQRGVIGRGDRSEACKNLQNVIQYQQDRLDQVEQENKRLADELEELRSAGKKAKKRSKKENNEDSTKKVEYVEPTDEEDDEFEDRDKDPDWRATPLFKRIQAQRSRLTMNFSSEAADASAARAPKRGSDGAPHCTCRGSCSTKMCGCVKSELGCGTACRCQPALCKNRRLSSDGDDKENHPSSTEYSLDSTPSSSYFDKRDHLDATYVKKKKSYFFPHDANGDVKNSLVKTD from the exons ATGGTTGACGGGGAGACCAATAAAGGTACCATTGATACGGTGCAAGTTGCGCTAAGAATTAGGCCTTTGATGCGAACAGAGACTGAAAGAGGGTGTGACGAATGCATTGATGTAGTACCTGGAGAACAACAGGTGCAGATCAAAGACCTAGCTTTCACATACAATTATGTGTTCCCTCAGCATATCACGCAACAGGAATTTTATGATACTGCAGTTAAAGGCCTTATCGGGAAGCTGTTTCAAG GTTATAATGTAACAATATTGGCCTATGGGCAGACTGGTTCTGGTAAAACATATACAATGGGTACAAATTATTCAGGATCAGATGGTGACTTTACTAGActag gtgTTATCCCTCAAGCTGTGGCCGATATATTTGACTTTATAGAGGCACATGAAGATAAGTTCATATTCAAAGTGAATGTTTCCTTCATGGAACTTTATCAGGAACAATGTTATGACTTACTATCTGGGAAGGAGAGGGGACATAGTATCATAGAAATAAGAGAGGATATCAACAAGGGAGTTATTTTACCag GTATAACTGAGCTTTCCGTGTCGTCAACAATGGAAACGATGACGGTGTTAGAGCGCGGCTCAGCGGGCCGCGTGACCGGCTCCACCGCCATGAACCAGGCCTCCAGCAGGAGTCATGCCGTCTTCACAATCGTCATTGCTAAAGAGAGCAGAAGTGACAA aaaCTTAGCTACTACCTCAAAGTTTCACCTCGTGGATCTTGCTGGTTCAGAACGAATTAAGAAAACAAAGGCAAGTGGCGAGCGCTTGAAAGAAGGTGTCAAGATTAACCAAGGGTTACTTGCTCTTGGAAATGTTATATCTGCTCTAGGGGATGGTACCAACCGAAGCTTTATTAGTTATAGAGATAGCAAACTCACAAGATTATTACAAG ACAGTCTGGGTGGTAACTCGTTGACGTTGATGGTGGCGTGTGTGAGCCCGGCCGACTACAACCTGGACGAGACGGTGTCCACGCTGCGCTACGCTGACCGCGCGCGCCGCATCCGCAACAAGCCCATCATCAATCAGGACGCGAAGGCCGCCGAGATCGTTAG GTTGAACAACTTAGTAAATGAACTTCGACTACAATTAGTTGGAAAGCTTCCTACAATTAGTGAACAAAACAATGAACAACTGCAGGAACAGTTAGATAGAGAGAAGGCAAGATATGCTGAATTGCTCAAGAAACACAAACAAGTAACAGAACATTTAAGCAACATGTTGGTCGAAAATACGAATTTATGCGAAAAAGCACTTTTAGCGGAAGCGGCGAAGGAGAAAATAGAACGTAAATTGAATGAATTGACGGAACAATGTAATCAAACTATAGACAATATAACTACAACAGACTTTTCTCAAGACGACAATGGACATAAATCAACTGTGGTTGATTATCTTAaggaaattaaaacaaaactagaAGATTTGCAATCGGTAAATTTGAAGACGAACGAGGAATTGATAGATCATGAGATTAAATTGTCGTTTGTCAAAGAAAACGTTGATGGTGAAAAGGTGGACGAAGAGATCATATTGAATGAAGATCAAGCTGTCATGGAAGAAGAAAAGAGGGCAATGGGACag GTGGCACTTAACCAAGAATTGCAAGAGTTGAATCGTGCAATGGCTATCAAGGCATCCGTGGTTCAAGCTATTTTGGCCAACAACAAAGAGATGCTCGACAGTCACAACAATCTACGCGAGAATGAGGATAAGATATCTAAGTTGGAGAAAGAAAGAGATGAACTCTTGCAACAATTAAAACAGACAAAG ACCAAAGACCCAACACATGAGGAGCGTCGCACAAAGGTAACAACATTAGAATCTGAGATATCAGACTTGAAGAAAAAATGCCAACAGCAAGCCAATATTATCAAGATGAAGGAAAAGAACGAGGCTAAGATAGCTGCGCTTAATGCTGAACTTCAGGCCATGAAAGCTACtaag GTAAAAATAATTCGTCAAATGCGTGAGGAGAGCGAGAAGTTCCGCAAATGGAAGTTGGACAACGAGCGCGCCATGCTGCGCCTGCGCAACGAGGACCGCAAGCGAGCCACCGCCATGGCCAAGATGGAGTCGCTGCACGCCAAGCAGCAGAACGTGCTCAAGAGGAAGATGGAGGAGGCGGTCGCTGTTAACAAGAGACTGAAG GAAGCGCTAGATCGACAAAAACAAACGGCTATGAAACGCAATGCAAAGGGCAGTGTGAAAGCCGGCGCCGTCCAGCAGTACATCGAGCAGGAGTTGGAGGTGCATCTCAGTATTGTGGAGGCGGAGAAGTCGCTTGAGGAACTCATGGAGTACAG GGCCTGGATAACAGAACAAATTGAGAATCTACGCAACAGCACCGATGATCAAACTAACAGGAAGAAGATTGCGGAACTTGAAGATGATCTAGCTCTTCGGAAGGCACAGATATCTGACCTACAACAGAAGATATTAACAGCTGATCAGG AAAACAAATCCCGCACCCAATGGGATAACATTCAATCAATGCTCGAAGCTAAGGTAGCTTTAAAATGCCTCTTCGAACTGCTAGTCGACGCTAAGCGAGAACTGCAAAACCAGAGCGAAAAGGGCTATCAAGCGAGATATGAAGAAATCAAGGAATCTTATGACAGATTAATGATAGAGTTTGAGAACAGCAAGAGCGAATTTGAACAACAACTTGCTTCAGTCAAGATGCAAAATGAACAAAAG CTAAGTGCCTTGGTAGCTCTTCAAAGAGGTGTTATCGGCAGGGGTGACAGGAGTGAAGCATGCAAAAATCTACAAAATGTAATACAATACCAACAGGACCGACTCGATCAAGTTGAACAGGAAAAT AAAAGACTAGCAGATGAACTAGAAGAATTACGGAGCGCGGGTAAAAAAGCCAAGAAACGCagtaagaaagaaaataatgaGGATTCTACGAAGAAGGTTGAATATGTGGAACCGACCGATGAGGAAGACGATGAATTTGAAGACAGAGATAAGGATCCCGACTGGAGGGCGACCCCACTTTTCAAGCGTATACAG GCGCAGCGCTCGCGGCTCACGATGAACTTCTCGTCGGAGGCGGCGGACGcgagcgcggcgcgcgcgcccaAGCGCGGCTCGGACGGCGCGCCGCACTGCACGTGCCGCGGCAGCTGCTCCACCAAGATGTGCGGCTGCGTCAAGTCCGAGCTGGGCTGCGGCACCGCCTGCCGCTGCCAGCCCGCGCTCTGCAAGAACCGCCGCCTGTCGTCCGACGGCGACGACAAGGAGAATCAC cCATCAAGCACAGAATACTCATTAGATTCAACGCCATCGTCATCCTACTTTGACAAACG AGATCACCTTGATGCAACATATGTcaagaaaaagaaaagttatttttttccaCATGATGCAAATGGCGACGTCAAAAATAGCCTAGTTAAG ACTGATTAA